ATAAAAACGCCCGAAAAGCCGCGCCCCCTTTAATAAGGGGGGATGCCCGAAGGGCAGGGGGGATAATGTAGTCAGAGGGGATTTGAACCCGGATTTTTCAGTATTAAACAGAGAATTACCCTGATTTTTCCATTGTATTAATCCCGGTAATCCCGGTAATCCTGTAAATCGTGGTTCAGGTATTTTGTTCATCCGTTATAAAAAAATAATTCACTCTGTTTTGGAGGTCACCATGTCAAAACACGTATCGCGGCGCGGTTTCTTTTCAGGATCGTCCGCCCTCGCGGCTGCTGCGGCTGTGGCGCTCGGCGGAAAATCAGGGGCGGCGTCGGCGGCTCCGAAAGGCTGTATGTGCGGTGTGAAGCCGTTCATGGAGCAGTATTATGACGGGATGATGGAGATAATCCGCGGTCAGCGTGACACCCAGACCGGCGTCATCGCCCGCGCCATGGAAAAGGCGTACGAGCTGAGCAAAAAAGGCGGTACGCTCTATGCAAACGTTGTGTACGGTCATTTCGGCGGGAACTATGCAAGCAAGGATCGCCCCGGGCAGCCATGGGTGCTCCCGTCGTATACCACGCTCTCGAAGGAGATGGTCGATGCCATGAAACCGGGCGATTTCCTCATCACCAACATCGTCGATGAGGGGCGGAAAACAGCCCGTGAACGCGGCGTCTTCATGGTCGGGGTCACCAACAACTATTTCAAGTTCTCGCGGACGAAGCCCGAGGGTCTCGTGCCGGGCAGGATGGCGATGACGGTGGAGGAGATGTCGGACATTGTCATCGACAGCTTTGTTCCATGGAACAACGGGCTCGTCTCGGCGCCGCAGATTCCGCAGTTCAAGCTCTGCCCGTCCACCGGGACTGTCGAAGCCGCCGTCTACTGGGCGTGCTCGGCGTCGCTGGCGAATCTTGTCGGCTCCAAAGGGAAGGGATCGGCCTCCGAACCCGCTGAAAAGTACCTCGACCTCGTGCTCGAACGGTTCGTCTGCGTCGGCGCCGACCGTCCCAAGATCGACCGGGTCGCTTCGACCATGGCCGATTACGTCCTCGAAAAGCATGCGCGGCTTTTTGTGTACGGCGAGCCGTTCAGTATTGATGGCGACCGTTCGGGGAACATGTTTGTGAGCGATGCATGCGGGGCTGCTTCGGGCACGATGATAGCGCAGGCATACAACGAGGCGGAAGTCCGCGAAAACGATATCGTGCTCGTCTGCTCGGTGAGGTCGAACCAGCCGCAGGAGCTCGATGTCGCCCGCGCCGCCCGTAAAAAGGGAGCGTACACCATCGCGATCTGCCCTTATACAACCGATGGGGACGCTTCCGGCGACCGCCTGTACAAGGAAGTCGATGTCGCCTTCAATACCTTCTGCGGCGAGAGTGAGGGAGTGATCGCAGCCGAGGGATTCCCCAAAAAGGTCTGCCCGGTTTCGGGACTCACCGGTAATCTCCTTCACTGGATGCTTACCGCTCAGTGGACATGGCACATGGCTCTCCGCGGGGAGATGCCCTATTACTGGCAGGGCTTCCACGAGAACGGCGGAAGGGAGTATGACAACGCTGTCCGGCCGTATTTCATGAAACGGGGTTATTGACCTGCTTTGGGAAAGAACGAACAGGGATCGCATCATGAATAGAGATCGTCAATGATCAGCTCTATAAGCGATGTTCAGAGAAACACGCTGTTTACAGTCAACCGAAAACGATAAACCATAGAAAGAGAATGTCATGAAAAAGAAGATTTCGAGACGGGGATTTTTATCGGGATCAGCCGCTGTGGGTCTGGGCGCCGCCGCCATAACCGGCAGTTCGAAAGCGCATGCGGTGGAAACGTCGTTTGCAAAGGATTTCACCCCCCAGGATCGGTGTTTCATGCGCCAGTATTGTGATGGCATCCTGAAAATTGCCGATGGCATCCGTACGACCCAGATAGACAACATTTCCAAGGCCATGGAAAAGGCGTACGAGCTTCAGAAAAAGGGCGGAAAAATCTATTCCCACGTTCTTGTCGGTCATTTCGCGATGTTTGCCGGAAGTCCCGAACTGCCCGGCCAGCCGAATGTGCTCCCGCAGCGTGTCGACCGGAAAACGGATGAGGATTTCGCGGCCATGAAAGAGGGGGATTTTCTCATCACGAACGGTGTCAGCCAGGAGACGCTCGATGCAAAGAACCGTGGCGTCTATGTCGTGGGGCTCACCAATAATTATATCAAATTCTACAAGACGCCGCCCGATGCACTTCGCCCGGAAATCATGAAAATGTCGATCGAGGATGTCTCCAGCCTTGTCATCGACAGCCAGATGCCCTGGGAAAACGGGCTTATCGCGGCTCCCCAGCTTCCGCAGTTCAGGATCATCCCTTCGAGCGGCATTTCACAGTTTCTCGTGTACTGGGCATGTACGGCGGCTCTTGCGACTCTCATCGG
The DNA window shown above is from bacterium and carries:
- a CDS encoding twin-arginine translocation signal domain-containing protein, which produces MKKKISRRGFLSGSAAVGLGAAAITGSSKAHAVETSFAKDFTPQDRCFMRQYCDGILKIADGIRTTQIDNISKAMEKAYELQKKGGKIYSHVLVGHFAMFAGSPELPGQPNVLPQRVDRKTDEDFAAMKEGDFLITNGVSQETLDAKNRGVYVVGLTNNYIKFYKTPPDALRPEIMKMSIEDVSSLVIDSQMPWENGLIAAPQLPQFRIIPSSGISQFLVYWACTAALATLIGSKGKDSGADAAKQYLDLAYDRFRMIGTDLPKVDRVAGKWADLVLGEKARLLVYGHPQKVEPYLGTKNMFVNEACIVASGAMIADQYETKANELKPGDIVLIGAITSDNADEINVARQARKAGAYVVSFGPFATDGDSSGIRLFKEVDAAFNTYCDESEGVIAVKNFGKKVSPLTGVAGNFVHWLLMAQWTDHMVRRGEMPYFWQGYHERDGQEYDKLANPYYLKRGY